In Desulfarculaceae bacterium, the following are encoded in one genomic region:
- a CDS encoding asparagine synthetase B — protein MCTICGHFVQGGRICSSDIFDMLKKMDHRGPDTHGVYLDNQVIRTRSVDELQDELRGESHIALGHSRLSIVGREQSTQPYTSCDGKLALIHNGEIYNYQKLSTLLFQEHDIETTSDSEVIVHLLEEAYQGDLLDAVQKVCGLLDGMYALAVTDGRTVVVARDPIGKKPLYFIQNGPVVYFASEKKALWNGTDEPIRINPGEMLYIDDTKTELCEGYRLELPQIDIVDFREAVETYKEALTTAVNKRLTGLTESTLGVIFSGGIDSVLVANLLMREGKNIVCYCTGTADSADVQAAEAVAQDLGLVLKTSIIDEAMVEELLPEVITNVEESGLLQVEVAIPMYLAAKLAAADGIRVMFTGQAADEIFAGYPWYNDVLAEHGYLRLHEKLWEDLGMLYTDTLEREDKLTMAHSIELRAPYLDRDVILTAMRISPRLKLEGPEDDLRKRVHRQAAAELGVPPYLAFRTKDPAQSGSGIHQIIQNIAAAKGGAVQQEVVDKNIRRDKGSLYRYGDEEYGRDLARFYLQKIEDDIRQRFIPPFLECEASAAPAA, from the coding sequence ATGTGCACCATCTGTGGGCATTTCGTGCAAGGTGGCCGGATTTGTTCCAGCGACATCTTTGACATGCTCAAGAAGATGGACCATCGCGGCCCCGACACCCATGGGGTCTATCTGGACAACCAGGTCATTCGCACCCGCAGCGTGGACGAGCTTCAAGACGAGCTGCGAGGCGAAAGCCACATCGCCCTGGGCCATTCCCGGCTGAGCATCGTGGGCCGGGAGCAATCCACCCAGCCCTACACCTCTTGCGACGGCAAGCTGGCCCTGATCCACAATGGCGAGATCTACAATTATCAAAAGCTCTCCACCCTGCTCTTCCAAGAGCACGACATCGAGACCACCAGCGACTCCGAGGTGATCGTGCACCTGCTGGAGGAGGCCTATCAGGGCGACCTGCTGGACGCGGTGCAAAAGGTCTGCGGCCTTTTGGACGGCATGTACGCCCTGGCGGTCACCGACGGCCGCACCGTGGTGGTGGCTCGCGACCCCATCGGTAAAAAGCCCCTGTACTTCATCCAGAACGGGCCGGTGGTCTACTTCGCCTCCGAGAAAAAGGCCCTGTGGAACGGGACCGACGAGCCCATCCGCATCAACCCCGGCGAGATGCTCTACATCGACGACACCAAGACCGAGCTCTGCGAGGGCTACCGCCTGGAGCTGCCCCAGATCGACATCGTGGACTTCCGCGAGGCGGTGGAAACCTACAAGGAGGCCCTGACCACGGCGGTTAACAAGCGCCTCACCGGGCTCACCGAGTCCACCCTGGGGGTGATCTTCTCCGGGGGCATCGACAGCGTGCTGGTGGCAAATCTCTTGATGCGCGAGGGCAAGAACATCGTGTGCTACTGCACCGGCACCGCCGACAGCGCCGACGTGCAGGCGGCCGAGGCCGTGGCCCAGGACCTGGGCCTGGTCTTGAAGACCTCGATCATCGACGAGGCCATGGTGGAAGAGCTCTTGCCCGAGGTGATCACCAACGTGGAGGAGAGCGGCCTGTTGCAGGTGGAGGTGGCCATTCCCATGTATTTGGCCGCCAAGCTGGCCGCGGCCGACGGCATCCGGGTGATGTTCACCGGCCAGGCGGCGGACGAGATCTTCGCGGGCTATCCCTGGTACAACGACGTCTTGGCCGAGCACGGCTATCTGCGCCTGCACGAGAAGCTCTGGGAAGACCTGGGCATGCTCTACACCGACACCCTGGAGCGCGAGGACAAGCTGACCATGGCCCACAGCATCGAGCTACGGGCCCCCTACCTGGACCGCGACGTGATCCTGACCGCAATGCGCATCTCGCCGCGTCTGAAGCTGGAGGGCCCGGAGGACGACCTGCGCAAGCGGGTGCACCGCCAGGCGGCGGCCGAGCTGGGGGTGCCGCCCTATCTGGCCTTCCGCACCAAGGACCCGGCCCAGTCCGGCTCGGGCATCCACCAGATCATCCAAAACATCGCGGCGGCCAAGGGCGGCGCGGTGCAGCAGGAGGTGGTGGATAAGAACATCCGGCGCGACAAGGGCAGCCTCTACCGCTACGGCGACGAGGAGTACGGCCGCGACCTGGCCCGCTTCTATCTGCAAAAGATCGAGGACGACATCCGCCAGCGCTTCATCCCGCCCTTTTTGGAATGCGAGGCCTCGGCCGCCCCGGCGGCCTAG
- a CDS encoding carbon-nitrogen hydrolase family protein: MKITLAQINFAPEDLEGHLDRLMEIISEHRDSDLIVFPELILQGHPSDVKPEGFLYRQAKCHLHDASRQIREHVKRCGTRVVLGELQREGDNYRNLATYVDAHGAKSYAKSHVHWTESFVPGNKLKVFSTPLGRLGLNICYDSAFSEVWRVLALNGARLVVNISAVPAHFPVEYMRRRMRGAAAFNQYFVVYANRPGPVFAGGSAAYDPHGDELLSLGGGEEITSLEIDLDQAEAWREEELLFPNRRPLLYRRVASRNKEVPAPRRKAKLRAVS, encoded by the coding sequence ATGAAGATCACCCTGGCCCAGATAAACTTCGCGCCCGAGGACCTGGAGGGGCATCTGGACCGGCTCATGGAGATCATCAGCGAGCATCGCGACAGCGACCTGATCGTCTTCCCCGAGCTGATCTTGCAAGGCCATCCCTCGGACGTGAAGCCCGAGGGCTTCCTTTACCGCCAGGCCAAGTGCCATCTGCACGACGCCTCGCGCCAGATCCGCGAGCACGTGAAGCGTTGCGGAACCCGGGTGGTTTTGGGCGAGCTCCAGCGCGAGGGCGACAACTACCGCAACCTGGCCACCTACGTGGACGCCCACGGGGCCAAGAGCTACGCCAAGAGCCACGTGCACTGGACCGAGAGCTTCGTGCCCGGCAACAAGCTCAAGGTGTTCAGCACCCCCCTGGGCCGTTTGGGGCTCAACATCTGCTACGACTCGGCCTTCAGCGAGGTATGGCGGGTGTTGGCCCTGAACGGGGCCCGCCTGGTGGTGAACATCTCGGCGGTGCCGGCCCACTTCCCGGTGGAGTACATGCGCCGCCGGATGCGGGGCGCGGCGGCCTTCAACCAGTACTTCGTGGTTTACGCGAACCGCCCCGGCCCGGTGTTCGCCGGGGGCAGCGCGGCCTACGACCCCCATGGCGACGAGCTGTTGTCCTTGGGCGGCGGCGAGGAGATCACCTCGCTGGAGATCGACCTGGACCAGGCCGAGGCCTGGCGCGAGGAAGAGTTGCTCTTTCCCAACCGGCGGCCCCTGCTCTACCGCCGGGTGGCCAGCCGCAACAAGGAAGTGCCCGCCCCCCGCCGAAAAGCCAAGCTCCGCGCGGTCAGTTAG
- a CDS encoding DUF3047 domain-containing protein: protein MRLPGLALLALAGLLLAAGLAPLIVGEFSAGDLSGWEPEEFKGRTAYAIVDQDGRKVLQAASQGTASGLVKKVDLELKDRPILSWSWKIERTVAGGDGLTKEGDDFAARVYLVFPSFFFWNTRAITYVWANRLPVGKAWPNAFAGKAVMMLAVDSGEAKAGQWVSHRRDVLADYRRLYGEDPPALGAVALMTDSDNTGTSAKAWYGDISLSPAP from the coding sequence ATGCGCCTTCCGGGCCTGGCCCTGCTGGCCCTGGCGGGTCTGCTGCTGGCCGCCGGGCTGGCCCCGCTCATTGTGGGCGAGTTCAGCGCGGGCGATCTGAGCGGCTGGGAGCCCGAGGAGTTCAAGGGACGCACCGCCTACGCCATCGTGGACCAGGACGGCCGCAAGGTGCTACAGGCCGCCAGCCAAGGCACTGCCTCGGGCCTGGTTAAAAAGGTGGACTTGGAGCTCAAGGACCGGCCCATCCTTAGCTGGTCCTGGAAGATCGAGCGCACCGTGGCGGGGGGCGACGGCCTGACCAAAGAAGGCGACGACTTCGCGGCCCGGGTCTACCTGGTGTTCCCTTCCTTCTTTTTCTGGAACACGCGGGCCATCACCTACGTGTGGGCCAACCGTTTGCCCGTGGGCAAGGCCTGGCCCAACGCCTTCGCCGGCAAGGCGGTGATGATGCTGGCCGTGGACAGCGGCGAGGCCAAGGCGGGCCAGTGGGTCAGCCATCGCCGCGATGTGCTGGCCGACTACCGCCGCCTCTACGGCGAGGACCCGCCCGCCCTGGGCGCGGTGGCCCTAATGACCGACAGCGACAACACCGGCACCAGCGCCAAGGCCTGGTACGGGGACATCTCCCTGTCGCCCGCTCCCTAG
- the coaE gene encoding dephospho-CoA kinase (Dephospho-CoA kinase (CoaE) performs the final step in coenzyme A biosynthesis.) produces MNMPDMPKGQWTKLVRRMEQLLRLKSFPVAFKMLEDREELGRIPFLRRPEHKMSLCQLISLVRNFDWSVGADLDDFVFAACPSILGLRDLPEYHRDGTFRSIVWVATKKDGRRYEEAIPRLPTQRYQAVALAPLVYEPFEPEIVLIYGNPAQMILLINALQFEDYQVMNFSCVGESSCSDAIARCYLDDKPSLSIPCYGERRYGHAQDDEMVMALPARLMPKALAGLESLYRRGVRYPISYSGVEGDITATLPVSYTRLEEMLTKVRGMPHGVIVGLTGSIASGKSTVSRRLVELGAHLIDFDLIARQVVEPGRPAFDEIVDYFGKQVLGEDGGLDRKKVSAIVFSDLEKRKKLESFTHPRIYEEFFAQLQEITARDPQGVIIVDVPLLVELNLMYLFEQILVVVVSPETQVARLMSRDGISQEEARQIIANQLGMEQKRGFADLVVDNDGAPEQTEAQIMALWDQLQAMAQEG; encoded by the coding sequence GTGAACATGCCCGATATGCCCAAAGGCCAATGGACCAAGCTGGTGCGCCGCATGGAGCAACTGCTGCGCCTCAAGAGCTTCCCCGTGGCCTTCAAGATGCTGGAGGATAGGGAAGAGCTGGGCCGCATTCCTTTCTTGCGGCGGCCGGAGCACAAGATGAGCCTGTGCCAGCTCATCAGCCTGGTGCGGAACTTCGACTGGAGCGTGGGGGCGGACCTGGACGACTTCGTCTTCGCGGCCTGCCCCTCCATCCTGGGCCTCCGGGATCTGCCCGAGTATCACCGCGACGGCACCTTCCGCAGCATCGTGTGGGTGGCCACCAAAAAGGACGGCCGCCGCTACGAAGAGGCCATCCCCCGCCTGCCCACCCAACGCTACCAGGCGGTGGCCCTGGCCCCGCTGGTGTACGAGCCCTTTGAGCCGGAGATCGTCTTGATCTACGGCAACCCGGCCCAGATGATCCTGCTTATAAATGCGTTGCAGTTCGAGGACTACCAGGTGATGAATTTCTCCTGCGTGGGTGAGTCCTCTTGCTCGGACGCCATCGCCCGCTGCTATTTGGACGACAAGCCCTCCCTGAGCATCCCCTGCTACGGCGAGCGGCGCTACGGCCACGCCCAGGACGACGAGATGGTCATGGCCCTGCCCGCCCGCCTGATGCCCAAGGCCCTGGCCGGGCTGGAGAGCCTCTACCGCCGGGGGGTGCGCTATCCCATCAGCTATTCCGGGGTGGAGGGCGACATCACCGCCACCCTGCCGGTGTCCTATACGCGCCTGGAAGAGATGCTCACCAAGGTGCGCGGCATGCCCCACGGGGTGATCGTGGGCCTCACCGGCAGCATCGCCAGCGGCAAGAGCACCGTGTCGCGGCGTCTGGTGGAGCTGGGGGCGCACCTCATCGACTTCGACCTCATCGCCCGCCAGGTGGTGGAGCCGGGCCGGCCCGCCTTCGATGAGATCGTGGATTACTTCGGCAAGCAGGTGCTGGGCGAGGACGGCGGCCTGGACCGCAAAAAGGTCTCGGCCATCGTGTTCTCGGATCTGGAGAAGCGCAAAAAGCTGGAGAGCTTCACCCACCCGCGCATCTACGAGGAGTTTTTTGCCCAGCTCCAGGAGATAACCGCCCGCGACCCGCAAGGGGTGATCATCGTGGACGTGCCGCTGTTGGTGGAGCTGAACCTCATGTATCTGTTCGAGCAGATACTGGTGGTGGTGGTCTCCCCCGAGACCCAGGTGGCGCGGCTCATGTCCCGCGACGGCATAAGCCAAGAGGAAGCCCGGCAGATCATCGCCAACCAGTTGGGCATGGAGCAGAAGAGGGGCTTCGCCGACCTGGTGGTGGACAACGACGGCGCGCCAGAGCAAACCGAGGCCCAGATCATGGCCCTGTGGGACCAGCTCCAGGCCATGGCCCAAGAGGGCTAG